The Enterobacter asburiae genomic sequence CTGACGAGCAGGCGGGACGCTGAATAGTCGCCGTCAAGAGTCGTTACCGTGACGCCATTCTCGTCATGGGTGATGGCCTCCACCGGACAGTTAAACAGCTGCGCACAGCCGGCTTTCGCGGCAAGATCGATCCAGGTTTTGATCGCCGCTTCACAATGCAGCACGCCGGAGTGGGCTTCAAAGAGGCCGATGTAATCGTCGGGGACGGTAATTTCAGGCCAGCGCGCGGTAATGCCCGTTGCGTCCAGCTTCTCAACATCCAGATTAAAGGCTTTTGCACTGCGCTCGACGCTGGCGAGAAAATCAGAATGGGCAGGGCCAAGGTTGATGACGCCGGTACGCTCGAAAATACGCTCTTCGGTCTGTGTCGCAAGTTCATCCCACAGCGTCTGGGCGCGAAGCACCAGCGGTACATACCGCTCGCCTTCTCCATACGCATGGCGCATGAGGCGGGTATCGCCATGATGGCTGCCCTCCGAATGAGGGGGAAGGTGGGCATCGATCATCAGGACCTTCAGACCTGCCTGTGTTGCGTAATAACCGGCGGCGGAACCCACGGAGCCGCTACCAATAATGATTAAGTCGTATCTCATATGCATCTCGTAAACTGATGTTTTGTTAGGGAAGGTGCGAACAAGTCCCTGATATGAGATCATGTTTGTCATCTGGAGCCATGGAACAGGGTTCATCATGAGTCATCAACTTACCTTCGCCGACAGTGAATTCAGCAGTAAGCGCCGTCAGACCAGAAAAGAGATTTTCTTGTCCCGCATGGAGCAG encodes the following:
- the solA gene encoding N-methyl-L-tryptophan oxidase; the protein is MRYDLIIIGSGSVGSAAGYYATQAGLKVLMIDAHLPPHSEGSHHGDTRLMRHAYGEGERYVPLVLRAQTLWDELATQTEERIFERTGVINLGPAHSDFLASVERSAKAFNLDVEKLDATGITARWPEITVPDDYIGLFEAHSGVLHCEAAIKTWIDLAAKAGCAQLFNCPVEAITHDENGVTVTTLDGDYSASRLLVSAGTWVTRLLPELPIQPVRKVFSWFQSDGRYSAQNKFPAFTGELPNGDQFYGFPSEKDALKIGKHNGGQAIASPEERKPFGAYPQDGSEAFSFLRTILPGVGGLLYGAACTYDNTPDEDFIIDTLPGHDNTLLITGLSGHGFKFASVLGEIAAQFAQGITPQFDLTPFSLSRFNG